In the Pogona vitticeps strain Pit_001003342236 chromosome 2, PviZW2.1, whole genome shotgun sequence genome, ATGACACATGGCCTGAATGGGGGTGGTAATTTAACTCTTTTCTTGTTTAACAAAGGCATGTTGGAAATGCTAATTACCTGCCACCAGTGTCCAAAGGGCTAATAGGATAGTGTTTCATACCTAGCCTCTCCCTTTTTTCATATCTGATCTTTTGTTTTAGACAATAGGTGCTGCATTTGTGGCCAAAGTGATGTCAGTGGGAGGACGAACAGTAACCTTGGGAATCTGGGTAAGTCAGAGTTGAGGTGGAAGTTGTATCTACTCTGAGTAGTAAGCTGTCAGTAGCCAGAGGCCTGAAAGTGCTTCTGTTGTAGCCCAAGACAAAGAACTGTGCTGTGTTGTAAACACTGTAGTGCTGAAAAGAAATCACTTTTGTGAGGAGAAATTTTGACTGCCTTAGCTCTAAACTTTTAACTCATGCTCCTGAAACATGCCCACACCAACAGTATGTATATTAAGTCCAACATCAAGGTTACATAGCGTAGACTCCTTGAAATGAACAGGACTAACTTAAACCCCTGGGATTTCAGTAGATTTCCTTTAGGTAGGATTGACCTTggatttagccttttgttttaattctttatcTCTGGTTGGCTTGTTTTTGCATTCCCTGGAAGAGGGCTGTATGCAAAACTGTAGAATTGTTTGCTAGTTGGTAGAAAATCTGACTTATTTTCCCATTGCTGTTCTCTAGGACACAGCGGGCTCGGAGAGATACGAGGCCATGAGCCGAATATATTACCGTGGTGCGAAAGCTGCCATTGTTTGTTATGGTAAGAGTCTGCTTGCAGGCGGAGGCAGATACGCAAGTAACCCTGGCCTACAGTTCCAGGGTAACATGTTCCTTCTGAGAGCCCATATTGACATGATAGGATTAGCTGATCTTCCTGACTCAGAGAAGACCAGAGAAGGCTAGCCTATTGCACGAACTATTGCTTTGAAGGATGTTTGCATGTCAACGCACAGGGGGCATTACTGGTGTTTGTGTTAGATGGAATTTATGGCTGTGTGAATAATCAGATTTCTCTGTCAGTGGCTTTCTTTTGAGGGCTTCCTGTCTCTCAGCTGCTGCTACCTTTTCACCATGACAGGCTGCCCTCTAGGCAAGTGTGAGCCTTCGTCATACCAATGGCCACAGTTTCTAGTTGTGGACATGTGTTGAGCTGCTTGGGCAATAGCTCCTCAGAGGTTGATAACCCTTTGCTTTGTTTGCCCCGTGTCGCTTCTTTCAGTACTGCATGCACTGCTGGTGGTGGTACTTCCCTTCATCTGAAggaggttgttgggttttttttttttttgcctcaggacTGCTGCCAAATGGCAAAGACATTTTATtgcctgaaaataataaaaaattatggttaatgccatcaagtcaattctgacttatgatgaacCTTTCCTGGGATTTTTTAGGtaaagagcactcagaagtggtttacgatGAAGCAAAGCATGAATGGCAGTATACAGTCAACACTTTAAAGTTCTCATGTTGCACCATTCAGACTtaagtctttccccccccccttcctatttAGAGTGTCCCTTGGAGGAGGCAGTTCCATTCTGCTGCTTGGCTAAGGTCTAGCACTCTGGAAAAGCCAGAACAAAGGAGAACAGCTGCCGTCCTATAACATGACTGTGCTAACTGCACATGTAGTTCTGTTTCCTCTACTAGTGGGTTTTAAGATGACAGCTAAAATTGCTTAAGGGCAGTAGTTAATTCAGTACCACAGGAAAGTACCAAATTAGAAGGTGTGCACAAAAGAGTCTTCTGTGGTCATCAGTGGATAAAATTCCCAGTCTTTCTTTCCATAAACAACAAAATTGCATGCCGACAGTTACATTGGAATTGAGCTTTAATAGTAGTGAAACCTTCTCTCCCTGACTGGGTTTTACTGTGGCTTGATAGACTGGTTAGTTGTGGCTTGATAGTTGCACTGAACGCCTTTGAGAACCTGAGCAAAGGGAGCTGGGCAGTTCCCATTCATCAGGTCTTTAAGTGGAGTTTTCGAAGGcagctgttttgcttttgttttgcttattttaatAAACTTACATGGAATACACCGAAAATGCCAGCAGCCTCGATAGGGGTTCAGTTATGAACCACTAAGGGGGAGAATAACCTTTTCTTGGTTGTCTTACTCTTGATGTACTCTTGACTACACAGAATGGATCTGCTTTATGTCTTTTGGGGAGGGATTTAGCCTTGACACTTACCCCACTTCCACAGATCTTACTGATAGCAGCAGTTTCCAGAGGGCAAAATTCTGGGTGAATGAGCTGCAGAACTTTGAGGAGGTAAGTCAGTCTTCCTTTCCAGACAGGGAAAAGGGGACGCTTGGCCTTTCTGGGAGAATAACAGGGCACTTGCTCTCATGGAGGAGTATGGCCCTATGCTGCATGAGAGATGTGTAGTCTCGATTGTGATGTGAGGCAACTGGGGTGATGGAGAAGAGTGTCAAGGTGTTTTGGTTAGTTAAATGTGTCTATTTCATTTGCATCCCATCCTTTGGAAAGGTCAAAGCAACATATATACGGATCTCCCAGCCAAGTACCTACCAGACTGAGGAGCTTTTTGACCATTCCTTGAGGTCCGTTGTGTATGCTCTGGTATTTTATTTTGGACGTGACAGGGCTTTATTTGAATAAAGGGGGTACTCTTGATGTGAATTTGTTTCAGCCACTACAAGTTTTTGGTACCAGGTGAGGGCATATTTCACTTTTCCAGGCTCACTTTGTATGGAAGCAATTGCCTTGTTCTTTCTCCTCAGAACTGTCGGATCTATTTGTGTGGCACCAAGAGCGACTTGTTGGATGAGGACAGAAGACGACGGGAAATTGACTTCCATGATGCACAGGATTATGCAGATGGTGTGTCTCCTTCTTCAGTCATTATTAGGGCAACGGGAGGGGGGTTCGTAAGATGCACCATTGCTCGGATCTGTGGTGATTCCTCTCAGGAGCCATTTGTGAGCAGCTGGCTCCCTCTTCCATTTCCCAATTTCTACTGAGCTTAGCCTGTCCTTGAAGATGTGGCAGTGTTGTACCATTGGCTAGTGTGCCTCTTGGAAGCTGAACTGTGGAAGGGCCTGAGGGTGAGAAGGAAAGATTAACATTTCTGAAAGCAGTGGAAGCATTGTGGGCGACCATCCACCTCTAGATCTTTAGAAAAGAGTTGTTTGTGGCAATATTTATATTGTGGCCTCACAGTGTCCGTGGCCttcaggaagagaagggggaagcAGCTGTCCACTTCCTTAGATTGGGCAAAGAGTATATTGAACACACTGAAATGGTGTGGGGAAGgagtgatcctccagatgttgtaggagtGCTACTGCAACTCCTACACTTGTTACAGTTAGAGAAGGTTGTAGTTccacaacatctgaaggaccaccccttccccacctctgCCGTGCAGCCAAGCACGATGTTCTGTAGGTGGGTGTCCTGCAGGAGCAGTGGTGTTATGTTACTGATACTTGGGGAGGAAATGTGTTACGTAATCAAACCTCCTTTCCCTTTGATGCACTGTAATTCCAGAGATCAGAGCCGATCTGTTTGAGACCTCCAGTAAAACTGGACAGAATGTGGGTGAGTAGCTTTTTCAGTATGgatttgggagatccaggtttAAGCCGCTGTTAAGCCGGGAGAAATCCCTGGATTACAGTACTTTAGACATGACCTTCCTCACAAGGAAAAAGTGGGAGGAGAAAGTGTGAAGGAGAAGAGCATCTATGCCACTTCCAGGTCCTTACAGGAAAGAGAAATATTACTAGTGTATAAAGCACAACTAGCGTATTTGGACAATCACACTTTCCGTAGAATGAGTAGATGGCTGGGGTAACATGGATTATATTGccttttctattttctttggCCATTCTCTTCATTATTTCCTCCCTTTTCCTAGCCCCTGCTTGCTGAGGAAAAGTAGTTTGCGTGTGGAGTCACTGCACCTCCTGACGAGCAAGGGCATCATTGGTTGAGTAACTGCCTTGCCAAGGAGAACCGCATTGAGTTCCATTCTGAGTGTTCTCCTTCAGGAATAAGCCCTGTTGGGGTCAGGAAGATAGGTGTAGTCAGCCAATAGACAAGTGGCTGGGTAGTTAGTTTGCAAATTATGTTCATAAAATTGCCTAATTTGGCTACAGTTTATGCAGGTAAACTGCAGGCTGTTTGTGTTGTGACTTTACTACCATCTTCTGAGTTCAGATCTGCTGAGGTGTTCCTACTGAAAACAGCAGCCGATGAGACATAAACTTAAAGGTgacttctattttttctttttttttaagatgagCTCTTCCAGAAGGTGGCAGAGGATTATGTGCAGTTTGCTGCCTTTGAGATGACAGGTAAGCTTCTTTTATACATCCCATGCTTTTATTAAAAAGGTTATATAAATGTACTTCTAGACTAGGATAGCTCCAGCATATTCCTTTGAATGAATGTGGGTCTTGGGGATATACTCTATGAATAAAGGGAATAACAGTCCCAGTGTTTGGTACAGAAGTGGGCAAGGGACAGCCCATGAACCTTGTTTCCAAATCTACTGGGTTGGAGTAGCATGAAAGTTTGGAACTATGGTCATCACACCTTGTGCCTATTCTGGATATCAAGACAAGGCGCAACCTGCAAAGTGTCTTAATGGAACCATAAGGATGATGATGCTACCAACCAGTACCACTGACCTAATTTTTCTATGTATTGTGCTTTCAGAGGAGAAAGGACTTGATCTGAGCCAAAAGAACACCACTACCTACTTCTACAACTGTTGTCATCACTAAGTTCCTTCTTGTGTTTGCCAAAAGCAGTGCTCCATGTCGGGGTTTGTGTTCATGCTCTTTTGATGGTTCACTCCTTTTACCTGTTATTTGGAATGCCTTGCCCTTTGGACATAACTGAGCACCACTTGCTGGGATCTCCCCTTGGAAAGAGGGCTTGGGAGAGAATGCAGCAGCCCCAAGGCCTTTTCGTACATACTTGCTGCTTTGTTGACCGGAGACCAATGATGGCCTTGTGCTCCTGTTCGCTCTGGAGGCTGCCTCGGTGATTGAAGTGTGCCAGGAATTGCTGTTCTTCACAATAGGCTCTGTGCAAAACAGAGCCTGCGCTGGCTGCCTTTGATCCTGCCATTTTGAAGATGTCTCTGGATTCTTTGCTTATTATTTAATTGGCTTCTAGTAAGTTATGCAAATGTAAATAAAAGTGCTTTGTGGTCCTGTGTTGTCGCGGAACATGGTCAGGTGTGTGTGCTTGGTGAAGTGCAGACTGTCACCAGACTAACAGAAAAATCCTTGAAAAAAAGAGATTTACTGTTGTAGTTATGGCTAAAAAGGTAGCAGTTTTGAGTCAGAAGGAAGTGCATGTATGCTTCTTATACAGTTCAAGATTATGCAAAGATTGACCACTGTCTTCCAAGAATCATGATTTCTATGTAAAGATTTGACAGCAACAAGAAAAGCTTTTCTTCTGGGAGAAAAGACAAGCATAAGGGGATTTCAGAAACAGGTTCCATTGTTTTTGTACTATCAAAATTCCTTTTAGTATGCTT is a window encoding:
- the RAB24 gene encoding ras-related protein Rab-24, producing MSGQRVDAKVVMLGKEYVGKTSLVERYVHNRFLVGPYQNTIGAAFVAKVMSVGGRTVTLGIWDTAGSERYEAMSRIYYRGAKAAIVCYDLTDSSSFQRAKFWVNELQNFEENCRIYLCGTKSDLLDEDRRRREIDFHDAQDYADEIRADLFETSSKTGQNVDELFQKVAEDYVQFAAFEMTEEKGLDLSQKNTTTYFYNCCHH